Genomic segment of Delphinus delphis chromosome 12, mDelDel1.2, whole genome shotgun sequence:
CcccaataaaaaccaaaaaaccctaaaaaccCTAGTGCAAGAGAACATCAGAAGAGCCAAGACAGAGGCCTCCCGCAGGCAGGGGATCACCAAGGGCTCACATAATTCACACTGGATAAGCCACGCCCTGCCgaaaacccttcagtggctgcTCGTCCCATCCAAACCCCTCTGCCCATTCACAGTTTTCAATCTCGGTTTTTTCTTCCCAGGGGacttttggcaatgtctggagacgttcagggttgtcacaactggggaggtGCTGCTGGCGtctaatgggtagaggccagggacgctgctgaACACCCTGCAACGACAGGACGGCCCCCTCACAGCAAAGCATCGCATGGCCCAGAGCGTCAGCGGTGCTCAGGCTGAGAAACTCCGGTCTCCACCACCTCCCTACCGCCCACCACCCACCACTTCTGGTCAGGAAAGCGCCACCTCTTCCCATCTCAAGCCAGTGGGTCCTGCCCACTTCTGCTTATGCTGTTTGCTTCCAGCGTAAACCCCATTTCACTCCAAAACTGAGGCAAGACATAGACAGGCTCTTTCAACACTTGGTGGTTCAGTCTTACAGGAAAATAGCGGCTGCtcttggcgggggcggggggggggcggtggccGGCCCATCAGTTCACTGCTTTAACCTAGCGTTCTCCTAGCTCATCCTATCATACCTGCCCCCGGCAAGGTCAAGGCCAATCGTAAACCCCTGCCCCCTGAGATGTACTCTCGAAGTCTGTGATTTTCACACCTTTCTAACCTGGGACCCCATCCTGCAAAAGGGGCTCGAGCTTAGTTTGTGCACTGCTGTCCACTTATCCCCTCTCATCAGTTCACTTCTTCCTTCAGTCTCTTCCTGTAGAATAGACTGACTGCTCTCAGATCCTGGAACAAACCCCTCCCCAAACAGATAATCTGAGAGGGGTCCAGCCTGCACTGCGAAAGGATGGGAACCCTAGGGGCTCCCCGCTGTGAGCACCCTAGCCGAAAGCCAAGGACAGGACTAAAGCCAGCAttcccatccaggacaccaccaaggaaagataaaagcagaaactaGAGAGCACGGTTCTTGCAGGCTCAGTGCCTAACTTCTTAGCACCTGCAGGGCCGTGACTGCCTCATCAAGTGTTTGCGGGGCCGTGATGATTCGACGGGCTGGCAGATGGCTGTGGGAGTCGAAGGCAACGGGTACGGATGGGCGGGACTCTGGCACTAGGCTCCTTCCCAGTGACAGTGTGGGTCCCGGACTTACACTGAGAGGTATTAAGCCCTGGCTTAATTCAAAACCTCAAGCATCTCACCTGGGGTATTATCCAACAGGCACTGAAGTAGAATCTCCCCTTTCTGTAAGACGCTCTCCGTCAGGGACTGGTGTTCATCTATATCTTTCTTAAATTGCTTAaagcatatcaaaaaaaaaaaagtttcattacTACCATTTCGTAGAAGTTATTAAAAATGATCCCTTGTTCAGAAGCTGGATTCCCCTTTTAACCCACCCAGTCTTCAGAATCCAAGTAAACAGTTTAACTTCACCTTCTCTGAGCCCAAGGCAAACACAGAGTCAATCCTTTTTTCTGTTTACAGTTTGACAAAAGAAAAGCTTTCTTTTCCCTGGCAGAGCCTGGCTCACGGAACAGCCTGGAGTCAGGGTTTCCTGCTTGTGCCACACCTCACAGGGTTCTCTTTAAACTCACAGGCCTGTGAGAGTCTCAAAACACGGACCTGGTAAGTAAGAGCCACAAGGGCAACGCCTTTCACATGACCACAGGGAGCTGCTGCCTCGCCCCACGTCCTCCCCTCAAGGTCCTGCTTTCTGTGGACCTCAGGACATGGGAAGGCGTCAGGGAAGCTGACAGTCTCCTAAGCAGCTGATTTCTTTTCCCCTCGCAGTATCAAGCCTTGTAGCCGTTTCTGGTTTTTCCTTTAGCTGCTAAGACGTAAAGTCAAATCCGTGACCACCTTCAGTACAGGGTGCAGAAACTGGCAGTTTAATTTTGAAGTTACAATTTTACTTTTGGATTTACTGTATTCCTGTCTTCAGTTTTCCTTTGCCCTATTACCTATACttactattttattctttagcaCTCTCTGCAGTTTATATGCTGCCAGGAACCCACCTGTGTTATTGTGTTATTAAGACAAAGTAAGTACGACAGAGTCACGAGTGAAAATACATGAACACAAGCGCGCGTGCTTATATTAGGTCAAGGTAGCTCATACGTGTGCCTGAGCCAAGCCCCATTCTGTGCAGGGAGGGATTGACAGTGTGGTCCCACTCTGTGACACAGCTGTGTGGATGACACAAGTGGGCTAGGCTTCGCTGACCTGCAGGGGTAACTCCCAGCTCAGACCTCAGCTCTACCCACAGAGCAAGATAGTTGCTTACGACCACCCTGGAAGTGGAGGTGCAGGAGGACAGAATGCGGGATAAAACGGAGGGCATGGAGCTGTTCTACGTGACACCTGCTCTGACGGGAGCGGGGCTGGGGCACTCCAGAAAGGCCACCCAGGTAGATCCAACTAGGGCAATTTCCAGGCACTGTCCTCTCCTCACAGTGGTGCTGCCCCTGGGCCTCCCGGGGGTGGGCCCTGCCCAGCTCTGCACATACTCTGCGGGTGTCCCACACAGAGGACCCTTGCACTCggccttcctctccttcctccagcgTACTCCGGGAAAGGAACTCTGGCAGCCTCTCTCCAGACAGCAGGAAACAGCATTCCCACTAGGGTAGGGCAGTTGGCCCACCCAGGCAAGCCCCCTCCCCTAAACCTTAGTAGGCTCCAAGTTGTAAAACAAaggccctccctcctgcctgggtgtggtgggagctctgagtggGGTGGCACGGCCCTGGCTCAGGCACAAGCAAATCACATGCTCTCCTACTCAAAGAACTGTCCCAGAAAACCCTTCCTAGACTAGCATCAGGTTCAGACCACAAATACCACCTCTGCTCCTTCAGAAGAGGTGAGAAAGGCTTGGCCAACCAGACATGCCAGAAGTCAGTGGGTACTTCAGTCACAGTTAATGTTTATACTTAGGGTAACTGATTATCATCCAATTCAGAACACTTTTGAGAATGAAGAGGGACCTACTGATAATTACGCCAGAACAGCACAAACTGTCACCCAAAATACACCTGTTCTAAAGTCAAGTTAACCGGAACCcacaaagagatttttaaaataacaaaatctaaAAAGAGGCAAACTCCACCcccaaaaaataccttgagaagcAAACTGGAtcctatttttgtttaaataccaTCAAAATGCCTTGTGTATATTCTGGAGTCAGTACAATTGCAGCTCAGATCCTTAAATCCAGTCAGTGTTGTCCAAAAGAGCTTTCTGTGATGCTGGAAAGGTTCTGAATGCTCTGTTCAATCAATACGGTAGCCACCAGACAGATGTGATGACTGAACACTGGGAACGTGGCCAGATAACTGAAAAATCTGatctttaattttacttaatttcaaTAGCCACGTGTGACTCATGACTTCCGAAAAGTGCAGATCTATGCCTATCAATCCCTGAGATATTTGGGAAATCATATCACAAATAACCCTGAAGTATTTTTGATTGAGGATAAATAAAATGCACTTTCTTCAAATTCTATTTGGTCTGGGAAATAACTCATACATGTTACAGTTTTTCAGCtctaagaatttgaaaagaacCTCTGATTAGATTTCAGGTGAAAGTCAATGGACCACAACACACATAGTGTCAGTTATTTGAACTTCTACTTTCTAATCAAGTAATTTAGCCACCACTCTCGTGAGTGAACAGTCAGATGCCAGGACCACACATTACCCGGTAAAGCTGCAGAGAAGACTTGAGGCCTGTAAGGCTGGACCTGGATGCAGTCAGGTGGTCAGCAGCGTCTGCTACATTATACAGCCAGCGGATCAGCTCTTCCAGCTGACAGCAAAATGTCTGTGTAGACAAATTAACACGTGGTGTTACCCATGGAACCACTGTTTACATTTTCAAAGGCTAAAAATACCTGGGGGAATCCCAGGATACAGACTGTGCACCTTTCGAGAGCAATCCCCACTGAGGCgctgtctcctctctcctccatgcCTGTCCCCACCCCGTGACTCCAGACCTCCGCCAGGGCAGTAAGAAGAGCACACCTGGTTCTGTTGCCCCCTCAGTCTGAGAAAGTCCAGCCCCGCAGGTAGGGACAGAGGAGCTCAGGTGAGGGCAGGGACGGGGACAGCCCAGAAGGGGCCTGCCTGGCACAGAGACCAGTTCCTGGGTCAGCACTACCGCCAACTCTAGAACTGCTCCTGGGGAAGACGTGGACGTAAAATACGTGACTGTGATTGTGACTTACCTGATCCTATGCCTGAAAACGACTGAATTAAAACTGCTTGTCCCTGTTCTGCTCCCACCCGCCCAGGGAACTGGGGCCCTAGACTCCTGCCACCCACTCATCAGGGGTGGCCGTGACCCAAGCACTTCACCCCATGGTCTCTCTCAGTCTTTCATCACAAAGGAGGGCACACGCTAACACCTGTCCTACCTGCTCCACCGTACAAATGAAGTCATCCACGGAACATCAGGGGGCAGGTTAAAGCCCTCCTTGAGAGCTAGAAAATTTCTGTGATGTCGTTCCTGGGGGCACAGCCCTCGGGCTGGCTGCCCTGCTGCCGTGTGGACACAGCACCTGGGCGCTCAGCCGGAAGGCAGGCCGTGGGCTCTCCGAGTGTGTGTACAGCCACACTCCAAACATCCTTGTGTCAGGGACTACGCAAAGCCCTCGGCATGAATTACTTAATTTAATCCACACGACAGTCCCACAGAGGCAAAGCTCCCCATTCTACAAACGAGCAAAGCTTAAGAGACGGAGCCAAAGTTCACATCTGCCTGACGCTGACAACCCGATTCCTCGGAGTATTAGCTCCATCTCCTGGTGGTCTTAGGTGGTCCACAAGAGAAGGTTCAGTGACCGAGAAGCCCAGGAAACGGCGATCTGATACCTCCAACCCTGCAGTTACACCTTTATcaaactgaagctctgagaaGTCCTTCGGCCAAGAAGCACTTTCACTGAGCCCATATTTCCTGAAGGCATCTGAGCACCGGTCCTTCCTGTGCAGAGTACCTGTTAATCCTCAAGGTCAAGTGCCTCGGGGAGCAGCCTGGGTAGTGGTTAGCAGCTCAGGCTCCAGCCCTTGTTAACTGTGAATGGGTAGGTTACCTCATCTCTCACTGCCTTTTTCTCCAACTGTGACATGAGAACGCCAGTAGAAAGTCATGAGGGTTAGACAGGAGAAGGTGCAATACAGTGCCTGGTGCGTAAGTACTCAGTGTCACTAGGTTTTATTATGAGGCCAGTGGActgggggaagaagaaagaagactcCTCTGAAATGCTGAGTTTACCTTCACACACTGCACGAGCGACTCTTTTCCCTGCTCTCCTCCTTTCCTGGGAAGCTGCCCTTCGGCATCTGGATCCGAGGATGCCCGCTGGTCCAACATCGCCGGCAAGCAGGCGCGTGTTCTCAGTGGTCCAGAGGAgacccccagggcctggctgcTCAGCAGACTGCCCTCTCCTCCTGAGCCCCTTGCGCGGACGAAGGAGCGCAGCAAACAGTGGTTGTGGTCCTCAGGGCTTCGGGACCCTCTGAGGGCAGCCCCAGAGGGAAGCTGGCTTTGGCTGGAGTCTGACGGGAGGGAAGCTGGCCCATCACTGTCTGACACATCCAGGGATCTCTGCCCTTCGGCAGCATCAGTGGGCAGGGGCACCAAGGTGGGAATGCAACCCAGATACGAAACCAAGCTAGAAACCTGCGTCAGCCGAGAGGGCAGGGCCAGATACTCGTCCTCACTTTCCGCCTCCTCCTGTGGTTTCCACCCAGACTCCGTGCAGGCGAAGCGCTCGATACCCTGGCTGGCCCCCTTCTCCCTTTCCAGCCTGGGCGAGGGCCACCCTCTGTCCCGTTTTCTCAGGTAGGGAGAGCCCAGCTCAAGGTGCTTGCCCACAGGTGGCCAGTGCTTCATGCCCCTCAGGGCTGGCTCTCTGCTCTCCCAAGGAGTGTCCCTactgcctggggctctgggggTAGAGGCAGTGGGGCTACAAGATGCCAACCCCACACTGCCCTGCTTCTGGGGTACTCCAGAGGGCCACCGCTTGAGGATCGGCTCTCTGGGCCCTGAGAACGGCAGGGCAGCAGCCTCTGCTGGTGGGCAACTGTGCGAGACATTAGTGGGTGACTTCAGGGTGCTTGCTGGGGAGACGGAGAAGCTATCCAGGTCTATGCCTGAGTCCTGCAGGACGGGCTCAGCCAGCACGCGGCTGTCAAGGTGTTTTGGGAGCTGAGGCCCGGGCCTGAGGGGGTAAGTATAGTCCAGCAGGTCTTCATACTCTTTATTCGGGCTCCAGAGCGGGGAGTGGCGgtcaggggagggaggcagggaatcCGGCAGCACGCAGGCCCAGTACTCGGCCTGGAAGGAGAGGCGCCTCCTGCCCAGCCCGGGAGCATCGCCCCCTGAGGACACTGGCTGGGGCGACCACTGGAGCCGAGGCCCCGGCCCCACCACCGAGGGGGCCGACGGCGGGACAGCCAGCTCCAGAGAGGAGGAGACCTTGGCAAGGGAGCAACTCTGAGGCTCCACCTTTTCCTGGTGACCCTGGAGGCTGCTGCCCGGGGATGAGGCACAGACACTGCAGCTGGAAGACTGAGGCGCAGTGGCACCTGGGCTCACCGCGGACCTGCACCTTGACGGGAACGGGAACCCTGAGACGTGAGACTGTGGGCTGTGGTCTAGCGCCTGCGGCGACTCCACTGGGGACGGGTCATCTTCAGTGTCAGCATCATGTCCTGAGCAAAGGGCGGCGGTTCTGGGAATGGTGTGAGTCTGAGGTAGCTCCTCTGAGGCAGAAGGCCTAGTCTCCTCCATCTGCAGtgacaggagggaaggaaaaggtgaaaataagCACGCCGAATTTCCTTCCTCAATGACAAGCTGGCACTTTTCTCTGGGGACCCAGATGATACTGAGGAAAGGTCTTGAAAGGAAGAGCCTGCTACCTGGTGCGAGAATCAGCAGAGTGTGCTGCTGGTGACTGGAGACGCAGCCTGCTCTGGGGAGCAGACTGCCTGCCCCGAGCTGATCCTACACCCCCGTCCTTTCCAAAGTTCTTCCTCCGCAGATGCCTAGTTCATGAGTGAGCAGAACTCAAATAGCTCTGTCGTGCTGAAGCCGGAACACACTGCCTAACCTTTGAGAAGCGTGTCCTGGGCAGGCAGAACCTCAACCATTCTGTCGCTGACTCACATCCAAACCTGGCAGTCAGGCAGCCCACCTGGCTCAGCTCACACCCAGCGGTGACGCGTGGCAAAATGAGTCATTCACCTCAGCCTCTTCCCTTCAAGTTTTTAACATGCTCGATGAAGAGGCTGCCCCCAAGGCGGGCAGGACAGCACAGAGGTTAAGGGCATGGGCTTTGGAACCAGACAGACCTGAGGCCAGCCCCTAGCTGCCAGCTTCCAGATGTACGACTCTGAGCCTCACttctctcacctgtaaaatgggggtagtgACAGGACCGCTTCCTCAGGACATGTGGATTAAATGAGCTCAAGGGTGAAAAGCACAGGGTAAGAGCTCAACAAACAGCAGAGTTATAACAGCACCAGACTCACACTCAGGAAACAGCCCATTTCTGTGTTGGCTCACGTGCTGCCAGCCTCACTGAATCTGACTCAGGTGCCCGAGCCCGGCACCGCCCCTAGCCCCCAGGCAGGTGGGCCTAGCCTGTTTTCTCCCAGTCAGCTCAGCACCTCCTCACAAGATGGGGCTCTGGGGGCAGCATGTGGCACTCAATGCCACAGTGCCGTGGAAGAGATCAAAGCCGTTCCCATGAAAGGCCTTGGCAAGCAGAACGCAACAGGACGTAGAGATGGGAGGGGCAGGTCCATCAGATAATCTTCCCAACTATACTGAGGGCCTGAAAGATCcggtgacttgcctgaggtcacagacaCAGGCAGGACTCCCTGCTCCACGTGACTCCCATTAGGCGAGGCTGCCCTGTAATCAGGGAGGCCCCCAAAATTCTCCTTGCCCAGAGATGGTGCTGCCCACCACAGGGGCTCTAAGGTACCGCCAGGTTCCCTGGGTCCTGAGGAGATACAGTCTCAGAGCCCTCAGGAGCCCACAGCCCCGGACCCTCCTTTCGCACGTCTCCTCAGGGGCCCCGTAAAGCCTACACGTCACCGAGTCAGAAACAGGACGTGGCTCCCCCTGTCGGGGCTCCCCGGCCTCGCCCTCTGGACAGCAGGTCTGGGCCATAGCTTCCCTGGTCCTCAAAAGGTCACCAGTCACACTCCTGAGGAACAGGAGCTGCTGTGGACAGAGCCCCCTGCTGGCCCCAAGGCCCAACTCTCCATGTGAACCTGTAAAACAGAAATCATCACACCCAAGCTCCCCGACTTCCCCACCTCGTACGGGGGCTGGGAAAGCGTGCCAGATGCTGAGACAGTGCTGGAAGGTACTCTCACAGGACAGCTTTAGGTGACGCTACAGCCCCACTTGCCTCAGCCCCTACCTGGCTTCTCACGGAGCGCCAATCTCCAGTCCCCAGGCTGGCAGGGGGAAGCAGGGAACTGAGAGCTGGCTTAGACCCACCCGCTGCCGGCTCCCTGCTGGCCCCGCTGGCCTGCGGCTGGCAGGCTCCCGAGGGGCCAGGGCCAGTCCCACCGTggcaggcaggggcaggaagCCCCTGGGCACCCCTGACAGGGGAGGCAGGCCCCCCTCGGCTTGCAGGTGGGGCGGCTGCTCCCCACGCGCAGGCCCTGCGGGGTCCAGCTCCTGATACGGGCAGCTCCACCCCCCAGGGCACGGGGCCTTCGCGGCCGCAGctgcctctgccttttcttctcccAGGGCCATCGAGATGTTCCTAGATCAGGGCTCTGCTGAAGCTTCAGCTCCCTACAAaatgggaaggggagagaagaagagaagctTTCTGCATCTACGGCTAAGAAACCTTGTTTTTTACCTTCTAATGATTAAGACAAACACTTTTTTGGCCAAAAGAGCAAATGATGGCTCCCTCCTCGAAGGAAAACAGAGAGGCCTGGCTTTTCCTCAGCTCCAGACCCTTCCACAGGGGACACGGGAGCACGTCACTGTGTCCTCTGCTGTTGTGTGGCTGGCAGCAGTCCCAGCAGCAGGTGCCAGGAGGCTCAGTGCAGGCCCCAATTAGAGTCAAGGTCTGTCCTGCCTCAAGTCGCCTTTCCGCCCCTGTCGCTTGGGCCTAGCCCCGCTGGGTGAGGGGCCCGGCCTGGGTCCTCCCTGTGCCAGCCTGCAGCAGTTGTCGTCGCAACACACCCAGCGGCCGAGAGGCAGCCTCATACCCACACCCGGACTGGGGGGCTCCAAGATGGCCCGTGACCGGAGGGAGAGGCAGCTCTCCTCCTGCTGACTGGGTTACAGGTAACCGGCGACTGAGGGAACCGTGGAAATCCGGCTGGTAACAACAGCAACGGTCACGCCGTGTGCATGCACATGACAGTGAGAGAGAAGCACACCGGGCAGGCGGcgggcaggtggggcaggggacCAGGGTGAGCACTCGGGGCAAGAGAAGGAACAATCTGGAAGCTGGATCTgaaaacagaaccgttccaacaGGAGCTTCAGGGACCACAGagggagacccccccccccagcctgagtgtgCAGGCAGGGGCTCTACCAGGAGCCCTGGCTGGATGGGGTGGGACAAAAAGCGGGCAGGAAGAGAACTCCAGGAGGATCTGGACACGGAGGCGAGGGAAGCACAAGCACCCAGGATTTGGGCGGCCGCCTGGAATGCACTGGGTCAACCTCAAAGCTAAAACCTGGCCAGAAACAGCCCCGTTCCTCAGAGACGAGAAGGCGGGTGACGGCAAGAGGAGGCGCTGGTGGCAGCAGGGAAGCCTGAGAGGGCggagggctggggctgcaggctcATCCTGCTGGGCCCTCACACTGGGAACCACCACTGGTGCGGACCGGACCGTGTGCCCGGAAAACAAGAGtgtcctgccctgcctgcctggtGGGGCTCCAGACAATCAGAGGCGAGCCTAGAGCACATGTCACACGCACTCTCATCGCCTTCTCACCGCCAGCGGCACGTGCGCAGGGACTAATCAGAAGAACGACAGTCTTGAACTGGTCACACATggttcaaatataaaatacactgCACATGTAAGTCTCCCTCCAGCCCTGTCCCCATTCCTAAAACAAGCCAGGGCACATGGGGCATGACGACAGCGCCTGTGCACAGTGCATGCTGAGTGTCAGCTagtgttttggggggaggggcggaATCAGTGCAGAAAGTCACCTTGCGAGGAACGAAGGAGTccaacagaggaagaaaaagcaggttattttttcatataaatcaaGCAAAATGCTTACCACTACATACTCCCACAAAAACAGGTAAATATGCTAATTAAAGTCATGTGTGTTTCTCACCTCTTGACTGTATATGCAGACAAACACAAAAATCTATTTCATCCATCCCCCTCTTTTTACATTAAAGTAGCAAACTGTACAGGACACACTGTTCAGaaccttgcttttctttcttttttttaaatgaaatatcttGGAGATCCTTCCTTAGCAATAAACAGACAGCGCTCTCTCTTTTTTAACCACTGCCCAGCACTGTACTCCACTGTAAGGATGCACGCCAGCGTATTCCACTGGTCCCCTACTGGTGGATATTTACGTTAGATCCAACCTTTTGCTACTACAAACACCGCTGTGATCAACAACCACGTACACACACCACTGCTCGTGTGCTAGCACACCCACAGCGCCAACAGTCAGAAGGAGAAGTGCTGAGGCGAAGGGGACCCGCATGTGTACTTCTGGCATATGTTCTACCTCTACCGGGTGGcatcaatttatactcccaccggTGGCCTGAGAGAGTGCCAGTTTCCCGCAGAAGGCAGGTCCTcctatcctcatttcacagagggGAAAACCTCTCAGAGAGAGTCAAATCCAGGCCTGTGTGACTCCAGAACCCAACCTCTTTATGAACTGGGGAACAAGTTACAaaacagacagacacacaaaGTAGA
This window contains:
- the CEP68 gene encoding centrosomal protein of 68 kDa isoform X1, with amino-acid sequence MEETRPSASEELPQTHTIPRTAALCSGHDADTEDDPSPVESPQALDHSPQSHVSGFPFPSRCRSAVSPGATAPQSSSCSVCASSPGSSLQGHQEKVEPQSCSLAKVSSSLELAVPPSAPSVVGPGPRLQWSPQPVSSGGDAPGLGRRRLSFQAEYWACVLPDSLPPSPDRHSPLWSPNKEYEDLLDYTYPLRPGPQLPKHLDSRVLAEPVLQDSGIDLDSFSVSPASTLKSPTNVSHSCPPAEAAALPFSGPREPILKRWPSGVPQKQGSVGLASCSPTASTPRAPGSRDTPWESREPALRGMKHWPPVGKHLELGSPYLRKRDRGWPSPRLEREKGASQGIERFACTESGWKPQEEAESEDEYLALPSRLTQVSSLVSYLGCIPTLVPLPTDAAEGQRSLDVSDSDGPASLPSDSSQSQLPSGAALRGSRSPEDHNHCLLRSFVRARGSGGEGSLLSSQALGVSSGPLRTRACLPAMLDQRASSDPDAEGQLPRKGGEQGKESLVQCVKTFCCQLEELIRWLYNVADAADHLTASRSSLTGLKSSLQLYRQFKKDIDEHQSLTESVLQKGEILLQCLLDNTPVLKDILGRISRQPSELESHADHLYDTILASLDTLAGCTLIPENTPMAHRNASVKGISLVSRATQENICPCAQLGYRAPAVTVGCFLEACPAKS
- the CEP68 gene encoding centrosomal protein of 68 kDa isoform X2, which codes for MEETRPSASEELPQTHTIPRTAALCSGHDADTEDDPSPVESPQALDHSPQSHVSGFPFPSRCRSAVSPGATAPQSSSCSVCASSPGSSLQGHQEKVEPQSCSLAKVSSSLELAVPPSAPSVVGPGPRLQWSPQPVSSGGDAPGLGRRRLSFQAEYWACVLPDSLPPSPDRHSPLWSPNKEYEDLLDYTYPLRPGPQLPKHLDSRVLAEPVLQDSGIDLDSFSVSPASTLKSPTNVSHSCPPAEAAALPFSGPREPILKRWPSGVPQKQGSVGLASCSPTASTPRAPGSRDTPWESREPALRGMKHWPPVGKHLELGSPYLRKRDRGWPSPRLEREKGASQGIERFACTESGWKPQEEAESEDEYLALPSRLTQVSSLVSYLGCIPTLVPLPTDAAEGQRSLDVSDSDGPASLPSDSSQSQLPSGAALRGSRSPEDHNHCLLRSFVRARGSGGEGSLLSSQALGVSSGPLRTRACLPAMLDQRASSDPDAEGQLPRKGGEQGKESLVQCVKTFCCQLEELIRWLYNVADAADHLTASRSSLTGLKSSLQLYRQFKKDIDEHQSLTESVLQKGEILLQCLLDNTPVLKDILGRISRQPSELESHADHLYDTILASLDTLAGCTLIPENTPMAHRNASVKGISLASSQEEM